The following DNA comes from Opitutaceae bacterium.
CGCATGTGCTTCGGCCAGTGATCCGGGTCGTTGTTCCCGCGCACCGTGAACACAGGGTGACCAAGCACCGAAAGTTCATCCAGTATCCGCGGCGTGCATACATCACCCAGGTGCCAGATCTCGTCTGCCGGAGCGAGTTGGTCGAGAAAGCCGGGCGGATAGCGATTGTGTGTGTCGGCAATGACCGCGATGCGCATCGACCAAATTCAAAGCAGCTCGCGTGCGGGAGAAAAGAACAATGGGCCCAAGGAACCTGACGGCCCCGTCCGGGGGAATTCTCCCATGCTGTAGGGTGAAAACCTTCGTAAAGATTTTCAAATACACTGCGGGCGAACCCACCAGTGACGATGAAAAGGGGAAACAATCTCGTATGTTTAACGACTTTAAGAAGTTTGTTGCCAGCACGGCTGTGAAGGGATCCAACCGCGCGCTCACCGGCCCTGTTCAGGGCTCGGTTTTGATCGTGGATGACGAACCGGACATGCGGGTCATTGGTCGAATCGCCCTGGAACAGATCGGGTACACCGTTGCCGAGGCGGAAAACGGCGCCAAGGCGTTGGAAATCGTTTCCGACCGGTCGCAGAACATCTGCTTGGTCGTATCCGACGTACTTATGCCTGAGATGGATGGGTTTGGCCTCGTCCGCAAGATGCAGGCAATCTGCCCGGGCATGCCTGTGATTTTGCTGAGCGGGCATATTGTCGAGGAGGACCTCTGGGGAGAGTCAAATGCCGGGGTGCGCTACCTCTCCAAACCCTATCATCTGCACGATTTACAAAACGCGGTGATTGACATGGTCGGTCCTGTGTTGTCCGTAAGTGCTTGACGAGCGGGCCTTCCTGGCCCGGCGAGGTCTCGCGCGACATGGACGAACAACTTATCCTCACCGGGGCAATGCTCCGGCTGAACCCGGCCCTCCAGCGGGCGGTGCCGGCGAAAGGCACGGCTGTTCTCAAAGGACGTCACCCGGGCGCGACCTACCTCACCGTGAGCGACTCACAGTGGGATGTGCTTCGGAATTTCCTGAATCCGATAACGGTTCCCGACGTTCTCCGTGTCCTTATTTTGCGCCGTGCCGCCATCCCCCTCCGCGAGTTCTATGAACTGATCTTGAAGGCCCACCGTGCCGGGGTCTTGATCACCTCGCCTTCGCTTCCGGACGAGGAGCCAAGGGTGTGGCATTGGTGGCGGATGCCCGGGAATATTTTCATGTTGCCTGCCTGGGCGGGGGCCGGGTTCGCCTTTCTCTGGCTCGCCTTGAATGGACTGCCATTGCCGGTGACCTGGCAGGCAGAAGGAGTGCAGGTGCTCCTGGGCTGGGTGGGGGCCTGCGTGGCGCTCACGCTCGGCGATTTCATGGCCGCCTGCGTGCTCAGCCATGTGCGCTCCGTCGCCCCTCTTCCCCATTTTGAGTGGCGGACGGTTTGCCCGCATTTTGCCGTTCGCCTCGACGATGTGCAGACGCTGTCGCGCCAGGAGCAGGTGGGCGTGTGGAGCGCGCGTCTTTTCCCGCTCGCCATGTCAACGGCCGGCTTTGTCGGGCTTGCCGGGCACTTGTGGCCGTCCGCGGCGCTGGTCCCGCTGCTCGCGCTTTTGGTGGGGCTCCGACCCTTTGGCGGCGGAATCCTGATGCCGGTCCTGTCGGCCCTACTTCGTGGTGAGGTGCTCGACACGCACAAGGAACTGCTCTTCTCGGGAAACAGGCGCTGGTCCATCCGCCTAGCGTTCGGCCTCAAGCGGGTCAACTCGACTTACGTCTTCACCCGCCTCGCCGCCGGCGTACTGTGGGCGTTTTTCCTCGTGACGCTCAGCCTTCGCTCGGTTGGTTCGGGAGTGCTTGAAGTGTATTCAGACGCTGGATACTGGCGCAATGTGGGTGTATGGCTCCTTGCCGGCGTGACGGCGTCGCTCGCAGTGTCGGTGGCGCCACCCGCGTGGCGGAGACTCAGGCGTTCCTCGACGCGGGCGTTCCGGGGCGTGATGCGTCACCTGCGGTGGTGGATTGCCGATGTCGAGCTCATGGGCTCGCACGCTGCAATCCTGCAGACGATGGCGGCCTCGCTGGTCTTCCGGCGGCTGAGCCAGGCCTCGCGGCTCGGCCTTGTTGTGTCGGGGGAGGTGCGCCGGATGGCTCCCTGGAAAACGTGGGGTGGGACCGGGCAGCCAGTGCCGGTGGGAATGATCCTGTCCGGACGCGTCGTCGTGCTTCGTTCCTTGCGGCCAGGTAAATTTCAACAGGTGGCGGTTTTCGAGGAAGGCGACGTGATCGGCTCGGAACCCTGGACGGATGTGGATGGCGGCGCGGTGCAGGTCCGCACGCTTTCCCCGGTCATTCTCTTGGAATGGACCCCGGAGACCTTCGGCGAAAAGGTCGTCAATGAGCTCGGCGTTACCGCCGCCGGCGACCTGATGGTGAAAGTGCCCTTCCTGAGGCCGTTGCCCCTCTGCTGCGGATGGCACCCCCAAGCGATTGGACGCTTTGCGCAGATCGCCCGTTTTACGACCTTCGAGCCTAACCACCATGTTCTTGCCGAGGGTGAGGCCGTGCTTTGGTTCTTCATCCTGTTCACCGGCAAGGTGGGGACCCGAAAACGGCGCGGCAGGCGCGCCAGGCTCGTACCCGGGGACTATTTTGGCGAGATCAGCCTGATGCGTCAGGACGTTGCGACAGCAGATGTGGTCACGATCGGGCCGGCGAGGTGCCTTTTGATTCATCGTCCGGAGTTTCTCCGGTTCATGACCCATAACCCCTTCGTCGCTCTCGAAGTCGAGGAGGTCAGCTCCAAGCGTTTTGGTCGGCCGGTCTTCCCCTACCGGAAGTAGTCGACCCCTTGGCCGGTGACTCAGCTCCGGCCGTACTCGGCGGCCAAGGCTCGGGTAATTGAATCACAAATGCCAATCAAGCGGTCCCGAAGCGGCTCGGCGCGGCGTGAGAAGGCGCGTTGAAGCCGCTCGTACTCGGCTTTTCCATCCGGTGTCTCGATGCACACCGGCTCGAAGCCGAGCGCCGACAGGTCGTAGGGGCTTGCCCGCATGTCGAGCTCGCGGATTTCCAAGGCGAGTTCAAAGCAGTCAGCGACGAGTTCGGAAGGGGAGTAGGGCGCGAGTTTGAAGGCCCATTTGTATAGGTCCATGTTGGCATGAAGGCAGCCACGCTGTTCCATCGCCACGGTGCCCTCCCTTGTGAGGTGCTGCTTGTTGAGGGGCCTTGCTGGTTCGGTAAAAAAACGGAAGGCATCGAAATGCGTGCAGCACAGCGCGTGACCCTCGACAACAGCGGACACTTCAGCCGACGTAAGCCGGAGAGGCCAGCGGGCGTGGCGGATCTCCTGCGGCGGGAGGCGGTACACCATCGCCCATTCATGAAGTCCAAAACAGCCGAATAGGGCAGGGCGCGATTGTGTGCTCGCGAGCATTCCACGAAGCCAGGAGAGCGTTTCACGGCGGGAGGGTGACAAGAATGAGGGATCGGCTGAGATGATCTCCCCTTGTTGCCTGTAGCCCGAACGCGTTGCATAGGCCAGGGCTGCGGCACCTTTGAGCCCGTGCCCAATGCCGGGATGCCACCGCCGTAGCCACGCGGGGCGGAAGGCATAATAATCGAATAGAAAGTCATACACCGGGTGTCGCTCGCCCCGTGAGGCACGTTCCTGATGGGGGTCAGTCCATTGCCTCACACGTGCTTCATGCGCAGCAGCGAGAGCCAGCCACTCATTTTCTTCAAAGCACGTCTCAGGCAGCACTCCCGGCATTTTCAGGACGCAAACAATGGCTTCGTGTAGGCCCCGGAGGCTGTCAGCGCCTCCAGCGCTGCGGTGACCTTGGGTTTGTCTTCGCGATAGGTGACGCCGAACCAGTCACTTTCGGCCGGGACGACTCTCACTCGCAGGCTCCCGGTAGCAACGAGGTCTGACACGGCACCCGGAAGGTAGAACTCCGATGTGAGCGGGTCGCCCTTTTCGAGGCTTGCCAGAAAACCGAGGAAGGCGCCGTGCAGGCCCGGTAGAAAATCCGGGCCGAAGCCCCAGCAATTCATGGAAACGATTTCGTCTCCACTGAAGCTCCTGGAGGCGCCCACAGCCTCCGGTCTGATTCCCTTGTGCTCGGTGACCGAACGCAGGAGCCCATCAGGACCCACTTCGCACACCCCCCGTGAAACCGCGCCGTTCTCTGAAAGGGTCCTGCGGAGGGTATAGCCTGCAAGAGCCGCTTCGCCGGCCCTTTGGGTGCGCAAAAAATGGGCGAGTTGTTCGAACGCGGCGCGCCCGTAGAAATCATCCGCGTTGATCACCGCAAACGGGCCGTTGAGTTGCGCGCGGGCGCACCAAGTCGCATGTCCCGTCCCCCATGGCTTCACACGACCTGGCGGAGGGGCAAAGCCCTCGGGGAGGCGCTCCAGTGATTGAAAGGCATACTCCACCTCAACCCGATCTCGATAGCGCGCTCCGATCTGCTCTCGGAATGTGGCTTCGAAGTCGCGACGGATCACGAACAGCACTCGGTCGAAACCCGACTTCAGCGCGTCATGCACCGAGTAATCGAGCAAGGTCTCCCCGCAGGGGCCAACCGGCTCAAGCTGCTTGAGGCCGCCGAAACGCGAGCCCATGCCCGCCGCGAGAATCAGGAGTGTGAGTGCCATTCAGGCGCACAGAAAGAGGGATCTCGCGAAGCCCCGCCAGCCTTTTGAAATTCGGTGCAACAAAAAGGCCGAGGCATTCGCCTCGGCCTGGTGAATCTCACTTCAACGACCACTCACATGTCCTTGAAGAAACGGTCGTCATTCCCGCTTGAGGGGTGCGTCGAACGGTTGGGAATCTGGTTGCCAGCAGTCACTGCCTTCGCGACACGGGCGGGTGCAGGCTGGGCTTGAACGGGCTTCGCGGGGGCCTTTGCAGGTGCCGCCTTTGCCACGGGTTTGGCTTCAACTTTTGGCTCTTCGTGGTGTGCCGACTCCGATTCCTGCTCGTCAGAGCCGGAAAGGGCGACGCCGGCACCGCCGACCATGTTGTTGAGTTCGCCGATGATTTCCTTGAGCTGGGCAGCCTGGTTGCTGAGTTCGGCAGCGGCCGCGCTTGTTTCCTCGGCGGTAGCTGCATTGGCCTGGGTGACTTGGTCCATGTCGGACACAGCCCGGGCCACCTGGTCGATACCCTGGCTCTGCTCCTGGGAGGCGACTGCGATCTCTGCGATCAGTTCGTCGACTTGGCGGGCCTTGTTGTTAATTTCATCCAGGCTCTTCGCGACCTTCTCGGAAATCTTGGCGCCTTGCTCGGACTTGGCCGTGGCGTCGGAAATCTTCTGGGCTGTCTCGCGAGCGGCCTGCACGCTGCGCTGCGCGAGCGAGCGGACTTCGTCAGCAACCACCGCGAAGCCCAATCCGGCCTCACCGGCTCGCGCCGCTTCGACGGCTGCGTTCAGCGCCAGAAGGTTCGTTTGAAAAGCGATCTCATCGATGGTCTTGATGATCTTCGAAATCTCGGAGCTTGAAGCCTGAATGGCTGCCATCGCCGACTTCATTTCCTTCATGTCCTCTGTGCCGGCATCGGCGGCGACGCGGGTCTGATTGGCGAGGGCCTTTGCAGACTGGGCATTCTCCGCGTTCTTCCGCGTCATGCTGGCCATCTCTTCGAGCGAAGCAGAGCTTTCCTCAAGCGAGGCTGCCTGGCGGGACGAACCTTCGGCCATTGACTGGCTTGCGGACGTGACCTGCGATGAAGCCGTGGCGGTCTGGTTGGCACCAGCGGAAAGGCGTTCGCTGATCCGGGAAATTGGCTTGGTCACGCGACGAATGATGAACCACGCACCCACAAGGCCGAGCACAACGCCACCCACCGACAAGGTCAGAACCAGCGCATTGTTGCGCTTCTGCTCGTCGCGAATCTGGGCGTCCAGTTGGGTCTGCATCTCGTGGACGGACGTGCGGACATTGCTGATCTTTTGCGTAAAGAGGGGGGCGAGGCGATCGAGGTCTCCACTGACCACAAGCGCGCGGGCTTCTGTCGCGGCGACCACCTGTTCGAAACCATCGAGATAAGCTGCGGCGGCTTGGCTCAGGTCGTTGAGCAGTTTGGCCTTCGCCGGGTCTGCGAGCGAGGCGTCGAGGGCTTCCGCTTCCTGGAGGTCCTTGAGAATGCTGGCCACGGTCTTGTTCAGCGCAGCGAAAGACTCACGAACTTTAGTCGAATGAGCGGCGTCGCGGGTGAGCAGGAAGCTATTCACCGAAGCTTCGGCGGAAAAGAAATTCTGGAGTGCGCTGGAGGTTTGGAAGGACGCGTTCTGGTCGCCGCTCTTTCGCGCGGACACCAGGAGTTCACGGAGACCATTCGCGATTAACTCGGATTGGGGGGTCAAAATCTCGCCCACGACCTTCTGGCGCTGGTGCGACAGATCGACCACTTTCTGGAACGCAGCCGTGTATTCGACCAAAAGTTTGGTGGCGTCAGCGACATCCTTTGCGCGGCTCGGCTCGGTGATCTCCTGGCCGGCCTTCGACATCGCCTGCTCGAGGGCTTTCTGATTCTTCTGGAAGTTCTCGTAGCTCGCGTCAGTGCCAGTGGCGAGGAACTCATTCACGCCCATGCGAAGCGAGAGCATCGAGGTTTCCAACGAACCGGCGAGGTTGGTCTCAGCCGTGCTGTTGGAGAACTGCGCCAGACCTTGTGACGAGCGGTCGAGGGCGAAGTATGCGATCCCGGCGACCGCGACAAAGAGGACGAAGACGAACGCGAATCCAGAGACGATCGTTCGACCGATAGTGAGGGACGGTAGTTTCACAGGGGTGTATATATAGGGTTGAAGCGATTACTCCTCAGCGGTGAAACGCAGAGGCACGGTGACCTTTACCTTGACGGCGTTGCCATCCTTCTTTGCAGGCTTGAACTTCCACTTCTCAACCGCTTCGACCGCAGGAGAGTCGAATTCAGGATTGGTGGACTTGGCAACGGTTGCCTTGATAACATTCCCCCCCTCATCGATGACGATAGACACCGCAACAATACCGGAGACACCTTCGCGCTTCATCGCATCGGGATAACGCGGCGGCGGGGTCTTCAGCGGGACGGGTTTCTCGTCAACTTGTGTATAAACAGTATCGTCTGCACGCATTGTGCTGGTGATGGCGAGCACGCTGACGGCTAAGGCGACGAAGATATTTCGACAGAAATGTTTCATGGACGATAAGCAGGGCAGTTTCCCCGTTTATCGACCTTGCAGCTCCCGACTTAAGTGAGACAATCGCCTGTATTACCAGTAAAAGGACGTTTGTCGTAAAGCTTCTTGGCCTCCCGAGCGAACGTCGCCTCCTACTGTTCGTGTCTGCCCACACTCCCCGCATCAGGGGATGTTAGTGCCTTGTTTACGAGGGCGCCAACAGTCGGTGAAAATGGCAAAGCGAGCGCCAACGCGTGCGCGCCAGGGCTCATTTTCTTCCATGTCTTCCGTATAATTTCGATGAACTTGTCCTCGGTGTAATCCGCATGGGAGGCGGCGAAGTCGTTGATTTCGTTCTCCAGAAATACGAGGCATGCGGCGTCTTCCAGCGCCTGGGTTCCCACATTTGTTTTCAGTCCTGTCTTCGAGACCCATGTCGCCACTTCAGCGGCTTCGTCTGCGGGGACCTCGCTTGCCAGCAACACCTCTCGCGCGCGTTCGGCTTGTTTTATGTAGAGCGAACGACGCCACTGCAGGTAGCCAGTCCGGCCTTCCGGGAATGTGGAGCGCGGGACCAGCCACCGTTCAAGGTGCTGGCAACGTGCCGCGAGCCGCAGCAAAGGCGCGGGCGAAGGATTCAGGCGCTCGATCCACTTTTCCATTCGATCGGCATACTCCAGTTCAGCCGGTCGACCGTCGGGAGTCCGGCATGGGTCGGCGGCGTGCAAAGCGTCAATGGTGGAGCGGGCGCGATCGTAGCGGTCCATGGCACCCAATCCATTTCCCCCCGCTGCCATTGGCAAGCCTAGTGCGCGTGCGCTTCGGCAGGGTCCGGAGGCGCCTCCTGGTGCGTTTCGCCCGGTGTCTCGTGTGACGGATCGGGCGAACCCTGAGCATTGGCAGCATGCCCTGTGTCGGTGCCGTTGTCTTGCGCATGCCCCGTCTTTGCAGCTTCTTCCTTGATGAGACTGGTGGTGTTTCGGATCGGCGGCGTGCCTTGGAGTGGCCGGTAGAATTCCACGCGTCCCGTTTCCAAGTCGTAGAAAGCGCCGATGATGTCGATCAAGCCACGGTCATGCATCTCGCGCAGGACGGAGCTCCGGTCCCGAATCATGCGCACGGTGTGGATCACATTCATCCGGGCTCCACGATCGATGAAATCGTGGTTCTTCGACGTCCTGGGTTTTCCGTCATCGGGGATGGCAGCAAGTGCCGACCGGAGCTTGGCGCAAAGGGGTGTGAGGTTGCCGAGAAGCACATTGTCTGCCGCGCCCTTGACTGCTCCGCAGGAGGAGTGTCCGAGCACCACCAGGAGTTTGGCGCCGGCGACTTTGTGGGCGTATTCCAGCGATCCGAGAATGTCATCGTTCACGATGTTCCCGGCGATCCGGCAATTGAACAGGTCGCCCAAGTTTGCGTCGAAGATGTACTCGACTGAGGTGCGGGAATCCATGCAACTCACGATCGATGCATAGGGGTGCTGGCCATGGGCGAGTGCTTCGCGCTGGTTGGTCAGGTTGCGATGGGCCTGGGAGCCGTTTCGGAAGCGCTCATTTCCAGCCTTCAGCCATTCGTAGGCCTGCGTGGGGGTGGTCTGGTCCTGCCGCTCCTCGGTCATGATTCCCGAAGCGGCAATGGCGGACGAGCTCAGGTACGTACTGTCGCTCGCGTGGAGACAGGGCGCGATACAGGAAGAAAGGGTGAGCGCGTGGAGCACCCCCGCCGAAAGGGAACTTGGCCAACGTTTCATGGGAAATGGCAAAAGCCTGACCCTGTCTATCGGAGCGTTTCAGCGTAGGGTTAACTCCCTGTGCGCGTTTCGGCAAACAATCATAGAAATCTACGGGGGGATATCATACTTCACTCATTGCCCGCTTTCGCTGAAGGACTAGCGTCCGCCACCATGGAATCCCGTCTGCTCACCTCTTATGCCGACCGAATCGAGGCCGATCTCCGGCACAACATCCTGCCCTTCTGGCAGCGCCATGCGATCGATCGCGAGAAAGGAGGGATCATCGGGGAACTCGGTCTCGACGGACGACCGGTGGCCGGGGTGGAGCGCGGGTCCCTGCTGACTTCGCGTATGCTGTGGACGTTTTCCTCGGCCTACCGCCTGCACCGCGACCCCGGGTACCGCGCAACGGCAGAGTGGATGAAAGCGGACCTCGTGACACGCTTTTGGGATCCTGTCCATGGAGGCCTTTACTGGTCCATCGACGGCGAGGGGAAACCTGCCCGCACGCGGAAACAGATCTATGGAATCGCCTTCGGGGTCTACGCGCTTACGGAACACTATCGGGCGACGGGAAGCCGCGATTCGCTTGACCGTGCAATCTCCCTGTTCCACGCCATCGAGCGGCATGCTTGGGATCCGGTTTGTCTCGGGTATTTCGAGGCCTGCAGCCGCGAATGGACACTCCTCGATGACTGGCGGCTGAGTGAAAAGGACATGAACGAGCCGAAGTCGCAGAATACCCACCTCCACATCATGGAGGCCTACATGAACCTGTTGCGCGTCTGGCCCGCGGATGAGGTCCGCAACGCCCTCGCGCGGCTGCTCGGGCTCATGCTCGAAAAGGTATTGGATGCCCGTTCACACCATCTCGGGCTTTTCTTCGACGCCTCCTGGGCGTGGCGGACAAACCGCATTTCCTATGGCCACGATATTGAAGCTGCTTGGTTGATGACCGAGGCCGCGGAGGTGCTTGGGGACCCCGTAGTGCTTGACCGGATACAAAAAGAGGCGGTTGCGATCGCTGAAGTGACCCTCAAGGAGGGCGTCGATGCTGATGGTGCGATCCTCTACGAAGGCCTTCCCGACGGCACCTACACCAACACAATGAAGGACTGGTGGCCGCAGATCGAAGGCGCGATCGGCTTCTTGAACGCCTATGAGATCGGTCGCGATGAACGCCACCTCAAGGCGGCGCTAAAGCTTTGGGACGTCATCGCCTCGCATTACATCGATAGGGGCGAAGGTGAATGGCACCAGAATCTCGACCGTTCGCTTGCCGTGGTGCCGGCCGCCAAGATCTCGTTTTGGAAGTGCCCCTACCACAACGGGCGGGGCTGCATGGAGCTGCCAATCCGTTTGCGTCGCCTCGCAGCAGCGCGCTAGGCCATGGCCCGAGCGCTCTTGGGCTGGAACGCCTCCTGGGCCAGTGGAAATTTCAGCACGAACACCGCGCCGCCATCGGGGTGGTTATGGGCGCCGAGGCTTCCGCCTGTTTTCACGACCTGGTCGCGGGTGATGTAAAGACCGAGGCCGATGCCGTCTTCCTTGGTGGTGACGAATGGCCGGAACAACCGGCCCAGTATCACCTGGGGGATGCCCGGGCCATTGTCGCGGACCGTGAGCTCGTAGTGCCCGTCGGTTGTCCTTCCGCTGACCCAGAGCACACGCGCACGCCCGGCCTGAATGGCCATGGCTTCAATGGCATTGAGCGAAAGATTCAGCAGCGCCTGTTTGAAGACGACCGGATCGCCCATCACATCGGCGCTGTCGGAAAGGTCGGTCTTGATCTCGACGAAGCTGGAGGCGGCCTTGGGTTGCACCAAGGTCAGGGTGTCGAGGATCAGCGGCCCCGGCGCAAAGCCGGTGATTGCGTAGGTTTCCGAACGGCCGAGGCGAAGCAACTGCGAGAGGGTTTCCTCGATCCGGGCCAGCTCGCGCGGAATCACGTCAAAGTACTCGGAACGAAACGTGTCATCCTGGTACCGAGTCGGGAGCATCTTGAAGAAGAGCCGGAGAGCGGCCAAGGGCTGTTTCACCTCGTGAATGACGCTGGCGCTGATGAGCCCGATGGCCATCATTTGGCCTGCGTGCTGGGCTTGGGCCGAGGCTTCAAGGGTGGTGAGACTCGCGGCGGCTGACTCAACCATGAGGCCCAGGCTTTCGATCTCGTAGAACGTGTAGGTCTGCTCATCGTGGCGCGGTCCGAGGGCGACCGCGATGCTGACATTCTGCGGCGACGCCTGGCTTACCAGGAGAAGCGAAATGTGCTCTTGGAGTACCCAACCCAGGATCGGTTCCTGGCGCAGCACCTCCGGCGTGATTCCACTGCTGGCCACCCAATCCGTTCGGCCACTCTGGTCCCACTTCAGTGCGGCATGGGGAAGCCTGAACGCGCCACGTTGAAAAACTCCTGGCTGCACCTCGGAGAGGAGGTAGGCGCGGGCCGTGCCGGTGCTCTCGGCGAAGATTCGCTCGAGGTGAGCGATGGCAATGTCTGAGGAAATCGCTCCCCGTGTGAGCTCATTCACCTGCCTTTGAAAACCCGCAATTGAGCGATTCAGGAGAAAATTCTCCCGGCGCAGAAGCGAACGTGTGATTGAGACACCAATCACACCCGCGCCGATGCTTGCGGCGAGATCCGCCATCAGGTGAGTCATTGATGTGAAGGCCATCAACAGGTTGTTTAGCAGCAGAAATACGGTGGCGATTGCGAACACCATGATGCTCGTCCGCGCAAGCAGCTTGACGACAGCGCGGGCGTCGTAGATCCCGCGCACGACAATGATCCAAGCGAGAACAAAGGCGTAGACGATGACGATTAGCGCGTATTCAGCAGGGGGGAGTGTTGCCTTTTTGCTCACCGCAACGAGAAAGGCGCTGACCACTGCGATGGTCCCTGCAGCTGAGATCACGGCGAGCCACATCTCGTCGCGTCGGCGTCCCTGGATCTGTCCAAGCCTCCGATAGCCGGTGAAGGCAATCCACGCCATCGCCAGGCAAAGGGCGACGTGGTAAAGGATCCAAAGCACCCCGTAGTTAGCTCCGCCTGGCGTTACGTTTGGGGTGACGAACTGATTGAAGGGCGTGCACGCCATGAGCACGGCGCTGATGCCACCCCAGACGTAGTGAATGCGTCGGGCAACGACCGGACGTGGGAGCTGGGACGTGATAACCTCCCGCACGAAAGCGAGGACCCACGGCAGCAAGGAGGCCACCGCGGAACCCACCCGCAGGTGTGTCAGCGCGTTTGCTCCGGGCTGCACAGAGAAGCTGTAGTTGAACGTCCAAATGCCAGCGAT
Coding sequences within:
- a CDS encoding ATP-binding protein — its product is MATAQQFLADYLLNICGLAFFGIGLIIYRANNLRAANRVFSIQMLIAGIWTFNYSFSVQPGANALTHLRVGSAVASLLPWVLAFVREVITSQLPRPVVARRIHYVWGGISAVLMACTPFNQFVTPNVTPGGANYGVLWILYHVALCLAMAWIAFTGYRRLGQIQGRRRDEMWLAVISAAGTIAVVSAFLVAVSKKATLPPAEYALIVIVYAFVLAWIIVVRGIYDARAVVKLLARTSIMVFAIATVFLLLNNLLMAFTSMTHLMADLAASIGAGVIGVSITRSLLRRENFLLNRSIAGFQRQVNELTRGAISSDIAIAHLERIFAESTGTARAYLLSEVQPGVFQRGAFRLPHAALKWDQSGRTDWVASSGITPEVLRQEPILGWVLQEHISLLLVSQASPQNVSIAVALGPRHDEQTYTFYEIESLGLMVESAAASLTTLEASAQAQHAGQMMAIGLISASVIHEVKQPLAALRLFFKMLPTRYQDDTFRSEYFDVIPRELARIEETLSQLLRLGRSETYAITGFAPGPLILDTLTLVQPKAASSFVEIKTDLSDSADVMGDPVVFKQALLNLSLNAIEAMAIQAGRARVLWVSGRTTDGHYELTVRDNGPGIPQVILGRLFRPFVTTKEDGIGLGLYITRDQVVKTGGSLGAHNHPDGGAVFVLKFPLAQEAFQPKSARAMA